One genomic segment of Synechocystis sp. LKSZ1 includes these proteins:
- a CDS encoding DUF29 domain-containing protein, translating to MRETLYNNDFQGWIEETIHHLENQQFDQLDIQNLIEELAELGRSEKRSLESNLMILIAHLLKLRIQQDVPEAMKGSWYDSVVEHRQRVCKSLRDTPSLKGYLASAIESAYPDARKVAIKEGKLAKFGVRIPPEFDYPPTCPFTLEQLLDEDFMGG from the coding sequence ATGAGAGAAACACTCTATAACAATGATTTCCAAGGATGGATTGAAGAAACGATTCATCACCTAGAAAACCAACAATTTGATCAATTAGATATTCAAAACTTAATTGAGGAATTAGCAGAATTGGGACGTTCGGAAAAAAGGTCATTAGAGAGCAACTTGATGATTTTGATTGCCCATTTGCTCAAACTCCGTATTCAACAAGACGTGCCGGAAGCCATGAAAGGTAGTTGGTATGATTCTGTCGTTGAACATCGTCAACGGGTTTGCAAAAGCCTACGAGATACCCCTTCTCTCAAAGGCTATCTGGCATCAGCAATTGAATCAGCCTATCCCGATGCCCGCAAGGTAGCGATTAAGGAGGGAAAATTAGCTAAGTTCGGCGTTCGTATTCCTCCAGAGTTCGATTATCCTCCAACCTGTCCTTTTACCCTAGAACAACTACTAGATGAGGATTTTATGGGGGGCTAG
- the lpxC gene encoding UDP-3-O-acyl-N-acetylglucosamine deacetylase codes for MGHRLTTSVIVEGVGLHLGLTTRVALHPASPGQGRFFVRVDLPDQPIIPANLRQVRESLLSTELGTPPATVRTVEHLLAALVALGIEDVRIDIDGPEVPLCDGSALPWLQALESSGLTPYATGETPWVLTMPLSVQEKDAFVAAFPSPDLRLSYGIDFTYAPIGQQWLTWQPQAENFAQALAGARTFGFADQIAHLRETGLIKGGSLENALVCDHETWLNPPLRFADEPVRHKLLDLLGDLALLGSLPQAHIVAYKASHRLHTRLAQQLEDWAQQQFDSSGGTG; via the coding sequence ATGGGACATCGGTTAACCACCAGCGTGATTGTTGAAGGGGTCGGGTTGCATCTGGGCCTGACGACTCGAGTGGCCCTGCATCCTGCTTCCCCTGGCCAGGGCCGCTTTTTTGTGCGGGTGGATTTACCCGACCAACCAATCATTCCGGCAAATCTCCGTCAGGTGCGGGAGAGTCTACTTTCTACCGAATTAGGAACCCCGCCAGCCACCGTACGCACCGTAGAGCATCTTTTAGCGGCCTTGGTGGCCTTAGGGATTGAAGATGTTCGCATAGACATTGATGGCCCGGAAGTCCCCCTCTGTGATGGTTCGGCCCTTCCCTGGCTTCAGGCCTTAGAGAGTAGTGGCCTAACACCCTATGCTACTGGCGAAACGCCTTGGGTTCTGACAATGCCCCTGTCGGTGCAGGAAAAGGATGCCTTTGTGGCGGCTTTTCCCAGTCCCGACCTACGTCTAAGCTATGGTATTGACTTTACCTATGCCCCCATCGGGCAGCAGTGGTTAACCTGGCAACCCCAGGCAGAGAACTTTGCCCAGGCCCTAGCGGGGGCTCGCACCTTTGGCTTTGCCGACCAAATAGCCCACCTCCGAGAAACCGGCCTGATCAAGGGGGGCAGTTTGGAGAATGCCCTTGTCTGTGACCATGAAACCTGGCTCAATCCCCCCCTCCGTTTTGCTGATGAGCCGGTGCGTCACAAACTGTTGGATTTGCTAGGGGATCTCGCTTTACTCGGCTCCTTACCCCAGGCCCATATCGTGGCCTACAAGGCCAGCCATCGGCTCCACACCCGTCTTGCCCAACAGCTTGAGGATTGGGCCCAGCAACAATTTGATTCTTCCGGGGGTACTGGTTAA
- a CDS encoding BamA/TamA family outer membrane protein, protein MPVLSGLLAATVIALGAPGVSAVNPPAVSAAPPSSPVETANPPSSDNSQAQTPPTPNVPPAADTPIPTTPAPETPPSSAETAPAAEPRVLVSEVVVSGASPELEVLVYNAIRTQPGRTTTRTQLQEDINAVYATGFFSNVQATPSDTPLGVRVTFAVQPNPIFKQVQIETVPATDKAGVLPPQVVQDTFSGQYGKILNLRDLQEGIKKINEWYSSNGYDLAQVVGSPKVGEDGTVTLTIAEGVIQNIQVRYFNAEDEPANGRTRDFIVTREMQLKPGDVFNRNTAQKDLQRVYGLGLFEDARLSFTPGTDPREVVVNVDVVEGNTGSVAAGAGVSSTSGLFGTISYQERNMGGNNQTVGVEFQVGERELLFDASFTDPWIGGDPYRTSYTANIFRRRTISLVFDGDTSSIRTLENLDSPRVVRTGAGISFSRPIAKDVFTIPDWRLSTGFVYQNVRIEDADGNLSPLSAPLNGYGSQPLSFSGSGVDDLWVLSFGASQDTRNNALQPTSGSFTRFGVEQTVPIGSGAIFLTRLRGSYSFYLPVNWLDLTSFGFVESTQPQALAFNVQAGTVLGDLPPYEAFILGGSNSVRGFAEGDVGSGRSYFQATAEYRFPIVAAVGGALFVDYGSTLGSAGAVPGFPSIVRGLPGSGLGYGIGVRIQSPVGPIRIDYGFNDQGDSRVNFGIGEKF, encoded by the coding sequence TTGCCAGTTTTAAGCGGCCTGCTGGCGGCAACCGTAATCGCCCTTGGTGCCCCAGGGGTTTCAGCGGTCAACCCCCCGGCGGTCTCTGCCGCGCCTCCTTCCTCTCCCGTAGAAACTGCTAATCCCCCATCATCCGACAATTCCCAGGCCCAAACGCCCCCGACTCCGAACGTTCCTCCCGCCGCTGATACACCTATTCCCACCACACCGGCCCCAGAAACGCCGCCCAGTAGTGCAGAAACAGCACCCGCCGCTGAACCCAGGGTTCTTGTCAGTGAGGTGGTGGTCAGCGGGGCCTCTCCAGAACTTGAGGTCTTGGTCTATAACGCCATTCGTACCCAGCCCGGCCGCACGACAACTAGAACCCAGCTTCAGGAAGATATTAATGCGGTGTATGCCACGGGTTTCTTTAGCAATGTTCAGGCCACGCCCTCGGATACGCCCCTAGGGGTACGGGTAACCTTTGCGGTGCAACCTAATCCCATTTTTAAACAGGTACAGATCGAAACGGTACCGGCAACAGATAAAGCTGGCGTGTTACCGCCCCAAGTAGTGCAGGATACCTTCAGTGGCCAGTACGGTAAGATTCTCAATCTCCGGGATCTCCAGGAAGGCATCAAAAAAATTAATGAATGGTACTCCAGCAATGGCTACGACCTGGCCCAGGTGGTGGGATCCCCCAAGGTCGGCGAAGATGGCACAGTTACCCTGACTATCGCCGAAGGGGTAATTCAAAACATTCAGGTTCGCTATTTTAATGCCGAAGATGAACCCGCCAATGGACGGACGCGGGATTTTATTGTGACGCGGGAGATGCAGTTAAAACCCGGTGATGTGTTTAATCGCAACACGGCCCAAAAAGACCTACAACGGGTCTACGGCCTGGGCCTCTTTGAAGATGCACGACTCTCCTTTACCCCAGGTACTGACCCCCGAGAAGTGGTGGTCAATGTTGATGTGGTGGAGGGCAATACGGGGTCTGTGGCCGCCGGGGCCGGAGTCAGTAGCACTAGCGGTTTGTTTGGCACCATCAGCTATCAAGAACGGAACATGGGGGGTAATAACCAGACCGTTGGGGTGGAATTCCAGGTAGGGGAACGGGAACTCCTCTTTGATGCCAGCTTTACCGATCCCTGGATTGGCGGCGATCCCTACCGAACTTCCTACACCGCTAATATTTTCCGGCGGCGGACGATTTCCCTGGTTTTTGACGGCGATACGTCCTCAATCCGAACCCTAGAGAACCTAGATAGTCCCCGAGTTGTCAGGACGGGAGCCGGGATTAGTTTTTCTCGACCCATTGCCAAGGATGTTTTCACGATCCCGGATTGGCGCCTGTCCACCGGCTTTGTTTACCAGAATGTCCGCATTGAAGATGCCGACGGCAACCTTTCTCCCCTGTCGGCTCCGTTAAACGGCTATGGTTCCCAGCCCCTGTCCTTCAGTGGCAGTGGGGTTGATGACCTGTGGGTGCTCTCCTTCGGGGCCTCCCAGGATACCCGTAATAATGCCCTCCAGCCCACCAGTGGTTCCTTCACGCGCTTTGGGGTGGAACAAACGGTTCCCATCGGCTCCGGGGCCATTTTCCTGACGCGACTGCGGGGTAGTTATAGTTTCTATCTGCCCGTTAACTGGCTTGACCTCACTAGCTTTGGCTTCGTTGAAAGTACCCAACCCCAGGCCCTGGCCTTTAACGTCCAAGCCGGTACGGTTTTGGGAGACCTGCCGCCCTATGAGGCCTTTATTTTGGGAGGAAGCAACTCCGTTCGAGGTTTTGCCGAAGGTGATGTGGGCAGTGGTCGCAGTTATTTTCAGGCCACAGCAGAATATCGGTTTCCCATTGTGGCGGCTGTCGGGGGAGCCCTTTTCGTGGACTATGGTTCAACCCTGGGTTCAGCAGGGGCGGTTCCTGGTTTTCCCTCCATTGTCCGGGGGCTACCCGGTTCTGGCCTAGGCTACGGTATTGGGGTCAGGATTCAATCGCCGGTAGGGCCGATTCGGATTGACTACGGCTTTAACGACCAAGGAGATTCTCGCGTTAACTTTGGTATCGGGGAAAAATTCTAG
- the purC gene encoding phosphoribosylaminoimidazolesuccinocarboxamide synthase encodes MEKRYEGKAKILYATDDPDVLLTVFKDDATAFNAQKRGQIQGKGEINCTITAALFAWLGSLGIPTHYLDQPAPTQLRVKSVQIIPLEVVVRNIAAGSLCKQTGLAEGTVLPFPLVEFYLKDDALGDPLLTPDRLRLLNLATPSQVEELRRLALRINEHLSAFFQRCEITLVDFKLEFGLDSHQQILLADEISPDTCRLWDQQQSDPQARVLDKDRFRKDLGQVESAYQTVQQRILAQLGPAYT; translated from the coding sequence ATGGAAAAACGATACGAGGGTAAGGCCAAAATTCTTTATGCCACGGATGATCCCGACGTTTTATTAACGGTATTTAAAGATGATGCCACGGCCTTTAATGCCCAGAAGCGTGGGCAAATCCAGGGTAAAGGCGAAATTAATTGCACGATTACGGCGGCCCTCTTTGCCTGGCTCGGTTCCCTCGGCATTCCTACCCATTACCTTGACCAACCTGCACCGACACAATTACGGGTCAAGAGTGTCCAAATTATTCCCCTAGAGGTGGTAGTTCGGAACATTGCGGCGGGCAGTCTCTGCAAACAAACGGGCCTGGCTGAGGGAACCGTTTTACCCTTCCCCTTGGTGGAATTTTATCTCAAGGATGATGCTCTGGGGGATCCTCTGCTCACCCCCGACCGTTTACGTCTGCTCAATCTGGCGACTCCGTCCCAGGTGGAGGAATTGCGACGATTGGCCCTGAGGATTAATGAACACCTTTCTGCTTTTTTTCAGCGTTGCGAGATTACCCTCGTCGATTTCAAGCTCGAGTTTGGCTTGGATTCGCACCAACAAATTCTGTTAGCCGATGAAATTAGCCCCGATACCTGTCGGCTGTGGGATCAACAGCAAAGCGATCCCCAGGCCCGCGTTTTAGACAAAGACCGCTTCCGCAAGGATCTTGGCCAAGTGGAATCCGCCTATCAAACTGTCCAACAGCGGATACTAGCCCAGCTAGGCCCGGCCTACACTTAG
- a CDS encoding aminoglycoside phosphotransferase family protein: MIEALSPEVAATIWPIADQFAHQGQITGLKRFGNGNINDTFLVSLDDVAQTYDVAQTCFVLQRINTQVFHNPQGVMSNMVVLTEHIHQKWHEHADNRRWEMPRVILTRQQQDHWDSGTGDYWRAISYIEGSESFDTLQDLDHAREVGYALGTFHHLVSDLDPQRLVDTLPGFHITPQYLTQYQQVLETIPTSRLTSPEVKFCLDFVRERAAWCSVLETAKAQGKLPLRLMHGDPKVNNIMFDCATGKAVSVVDLDTAKPGLIHYDLGDCLRSGCNPLGEDTTDWQQVRFEPDLCRSILAGYCGVAQGFLTPADYDYLVAAIRLIAFELGLRFFSDYLAGNQYFKVKYAEHNLARALVQFQLTASIEGQAESLEKLVQSLRQGRTF, encoded by the coding sequence ATGATTGAAGCGCTTTCCCCTGAAGTTGCCGCCACAATTTGGCCCATTGCCGACCAGTTCGCCCATCAGGGCCAGATTACCGGCCTTAAACGCTTTGGTAATGGCAACATCAACGACACTTTCCTAGTGAGCCTCGACGATGTCGCCCAGACCTACGATGTCGCCCAGACCTGTTTTGTCCTGCAACGGATTAATACCCAGGTCTTCCACAATCCCCAGGGAGTAATGAGCAACATGGTGGTCTTGACGGAACATATCCACCAAAAATGGCATGAGCATGCCGATAATCGTCGCTGGGAAATGCCCAGGGTGATTCTGACGCGACAACAGCAAGATCACTGGGACTCCGGGACGGGGGACTACTGGCGGGCCATCAGCTACATTGAAGGGTCGGAATCCTTTGATACGTTGCAAGACCTGGATCATGCCCGGGAGGTGGGTTATGCGCTGGGAACTTTTCATCATCTCGTGAGCGATCTCGACCCCCAGCGTTTGGTGGATACGCTGCCTGGCTTTCACATCACCCCGCAATATTTGACTCAGTACCAGCAAGTGTTGGAGACAATCCCTACCTCCCGGTTAACCAGTCCTGAGGTAAAATTTTGTTTGGATTTTGTCAGGGAGCGGGCGGCCTGGTGTTCAGTGCTAGAAACGGCCAAGGCCCAGGGAAAACTGCCCCTCCGTTTGATGCACGGCGATCCCAAGGTCAATAACATCATGTTCGACTGTGCTACGGGCAAGGCCGTGAGTGTGGTGGATCTCGACACCGCTAAACCCGGCCTGATCCACTACGATCTGGGAGATTGTCTCCGCTCTGGCTGTAATCCCCTCGGGGAAGACACGACAGACTGGCAACAGGTTCGCTTTGAGCCAGACCTCTGCCGCAGTATTTTGGCTGGCTATTGTGGGGTGGCCCAGGGCTTTTTAACCCCCGCCGATTACGATTACCTGGTGGCGGCCATTCGTCTGATCGCCTTTGAATTGGGCCTGCGCTTCTTTAGCGATTACCTAGCTGGCAATCAGTACTTTAAAGTCAAGTATGCTGAGCATAACCTGGCCCGGGCCCTGGTTCAATTTCAACTCACCGCCAGCATCGAGGGCCAGGCCGAATCCCTAGAAAAATTAGTGCAATCTCTGCGGCAGGGCCGAACTTTTTAG
- a CDS encoding GDSL-type esterase/lipase family protein produces MTATAASSIRPFSTARFEHPPKVIAIGDSLVYGYGDPVGGGWVERLRRVWMEAQGPVLYNLGIRGDRVAQVAERLEQEFRYRGEIRNQVPDQLILSVGVNDSPRLGRPEGRNVTDLAIFSEQVETLLTTAQALCPVVVVGMVPVNEAKMPFFDCFYFNQADQYRYKEVMKQACQARQIPYLDIFERWLERGPAWIEAHLMDDGIHPNVAGYKALLDEVLHWLPPVKSLKSSALPQRLH; encoded by the coding sequence ATGACTGCAACTGCCGCCAGTTCAATTCGCCCCTTTTCCACTGCCCGTTTCGAGCATCCCCCCAAGGTGATTGCCATAGGGGACAGCTTGGTCTACGGCTACGGCGATCCAGTGGGTGGCGGTTGGGTAGAACGCCTACGCCGGGTTTGGATGGAAGCGCAAGGGCCAGTTCTGTACAATCTCGGCATTCGCGGCGACCGGGTGGCCCAGGTAGCCGAGCGTCTAGAGCAGGAATTTCGTTACCGGGGAGAAATCCGCAATCAAGTTCCCGATCAATTGATCCTATCGGTGGGGGTGAATGATTCCCCTCGTCTCGGCCGGCCCGAGGGCCGCAACGTCACGGATTTGGCCATTTTTTCAGAGCAAGTAGAAACCCTGTTGACGACAGCCCAGGCCCTTTGTCCGGTGGTGGTGGTGGGGATGGTGCCGGTGAATGAGGCCAAAATGCCTTTCTTTGACTGTTTCTATTTCAATCAGGCTGACCAATACCGCTACAAGGAAGTGATGAAACAGGCCTGTCAGGCCCGACAAATTCCCTACTTGGATATTTTTGAGCGTTGGCTTGAGCGCGGCCCAGCCTGGATCGAGGCGCATCTGATGGACGATGGCATTCACCCCAATGTCGCAGGTTATAAGGCCCTGTTGGATGAAGTGCTCCACTGGTTGCCCCCAGTCAAGTCTCTAAAAAGTTCGGCCCTGCCGCAGAGATTGCACTAA
- the tsaB gene encoding tRNA (adenosine(37)-N6)-threonylcarbamoyltransferase complex dimerization subunit type 1 TsaB produces MPRNDLGYGLALHTSSRELGLALALGPQLLRHQSWNLDRALSNYLHSHLQDFMQPQTWQELSYLAVAQGPGSFTSTRIGLVTARTLGQQLDLPVFAFSSLLTYAQSLVETLLPGQLLAVEMPATQGQCYGAIYQVQGQALTTLTADQLWQPPAWQNHLAQYGPELVLKTVPEGLGVTAPHLLQLAHWAWHRGVAPDWSLALPFYGN; encoded by the coding sequence ATGCCCCGCAATGATCTTGGTTACGGCCTTGCCCTCCATACCTCTAGCCGTGAACTCGGCCTGGCCCTGGCCCTTGGCCCTCAGCTTCTGCGTCACCAGAGTTGGAACCTAGACCGGGCCCTTTCTAACTATCTCCACTCCCATCTCCAGGACTTTATGCAGCCGCAGACCTGGCAGGAGTTGAGCTATCTGGCCGTGGCCCAAGGCCCTGGGAGCTTTACTAGTACGCGTATTGGCCTAGTGACAGCCCGCACGCTGGGGCAACAACTCGACCTTCCCGTCTTTGCTTTCTCTAGTCTCTTGACCTATGCTCAATCCCTGGTGGAGACGCTGCTTCCTGGTCAGCTCCTGGCCGTAGAAATGCCGGCTACCCAGGGCCAGTGCTATGGCGCCATTTATCAAGTCCAGGGCCAAGCCCTCACCACGTTAACAGCAGATCAACTCTGGCAACCTCCGGCCTGGCAAAACCACTTGGCTCAGTACGGGCCGGAACTTGTCCTGAAAACAGTCCCAGAGGGTCTGGGAGTAACGGCCCCCCATCTCTTGCAGTTGGCCCATTGGGCCTGGCATAGGGGAGTGGCCCCCGACTGGTCTCTGGCCCTGCCCTTCTACGGCAATTAA
- a CDS encoding Sll0314/Alr1548 family TPR repeat-containing protein produces MSLQIFPRSFCLALLGLALASPAFAGDPFRPYAPRNIGSHTEAAFNAIFREGNYKSARDLLAVAMATEPNEPLAFAMQASLAYDAADFEAMKLYAEKTRQAAEQLKPQDPLRGNLYLAVSYFLEGGYLLKKGNYLEAVSKAGNVFDYLDTAAKSNPDDPELNLLRGYLDLFLSKYTPFSQSDQVINRFQQYASPEYLKNRALATTYRDLKKYDQAMEYLDKALAETPENPELQYLKGQLLRIKGREQKDITLLQSAQVYYQVALQKQDQLSQAVIVQLNHENNAIQYEIQKLRDNPNLKSFD; encoded by the coding sequence ATGAGCTTGCAAATTTTCCCTCGATCCTTCTGTCTGGCGCTCCTTGGTCTGGCCCTCGCGAGTCCAGCCTTTGCGGGTGATCCCTTCCGTCCCTATGCCCCCCGCAACATTGGTAGCCATACCGAGGCCGCCTTTAATGCCATTTTCCGGGAAGGGAACTATAAATCAGCCCGAGACCTCCTGGCCGTTGCGATGGCCACGGAACCCAATGAGCCCCTCGCCTTTGCCATGCAGGCCTCCCTTGCCTACGATGCAGCGGATTTTGAGGCCATGAAACTCTACGCTGAAAAAACCCGCCAGGCGGCGGAGCAACTCAAACCCCAGGATCCCCTGCGGGGCAATCTTTACCTGGCCGTGAGTTATTTCCTTGAAGGGGGCTACCTGCTCAAAAAAGGTAACTACTTAGAGGCTGTGAGCAAGGCTGGTAATGTGTTCGACTACCTCGATACTGCCGCTAAAAGTAATCCCGATGACCCAGAATTGAATCTTCTGCGGGGCTACCTCGATCTATTTTTGTCTAAATATACGCCTTTTAGCCAGTCCGATCAGGTGATCAATCGCTTTCAACAGTACGCTTCCCCAGAATATCTCAAAAATCGGGCCCTGGCCACCACCTACCGGGATCTGAAAAAATATGACCAGGCCATGGAGTATTTAGACAAGGCCCTGGCAGAAACCCCGGAAAATCCCGAATTGCAGTACCTCAAGGGCCAACTCCTGCGCATTAAGGGACGCGAACAAAAAGACATTACCCTCCTGCAAAGTGCTCAGGTCTATTACCAAGTGGCCCTGCAAAAACAAGACCAATTGTCCCAGGCGGTGATCGTGCAACTGAATCACGAAAATAATGCAATTCAGTACGAAATCCAAAAATTACGGGATAACCCCAATCTCAAATCCTTCGATTAG
- a CDS encoding energy-coupling factor ABC transporter ATP-binding protein produces MLYLNNVSYHPPATLTPILREINLELAPQALALIIGPSGSGKTTLLEILAGLAEPTQGTILWGDQVLTPLHLQQLAGLVFQFPERHFCGSTLLEELRLGHPELGSEQLRQALLEVGLEQIDWQTAPYALSGGQQRRLALAVQLIRQPNLLLLDEPTAGLDWSMRRQLVKLLAKLKEHWTLLVVSHDPKELVQIADYGWRIDQGHLTPCEPQSLLPTLEAQIPCP; encoded by the coding sequence ATGCTCTATCTAAACAATGTCAGCTACCATCCACCGGCAACGCTGACCCCTATTCTAAGAGAAATTAATTTGGAGTTAGCGCCCCAGGCGTTGGCTTTAATTATTGGCCCCAGTGGTTCAGGAAAAACGACCCTGTTGGAAATTTTGGCCGGCTTGGCTGAACCCACCCAAGGCACGATCCTTTGGGGAGACCAAGTGTTAACGCCCCTCCATCTCCAACAATTAGCGGGTTTGGTCTTTCAATTTCCAGAGCGCCATTTCTGTGGGAGTACCCTCCTGGAGGAACTTCGTCTCGGGCATCCGGAATTAGGCAGCGAGCAGCTGCGGCAGGCCCTTCTAGAAGTCGGCCTAGAGCAGATCGATTGGCAAACGGCCCCCTATGCCTTGAGCGGGGGCCAACAACGGCGTTTGGCCCTGGCGGTACAGTTAATTCGTCAACCGAATCTCTTGCTATTGGATGAGCCGACGGCGGGCCTGGATTGGTCAATGCGGCGACAACTCGTGAAACTACTAGCGAAACTTAAGGAACATTGGACTTTGCTGGTGGTTAGCCATGACCCCAAAGAATTAGTACAAATTGCTGATTACGGCTGGCGGATTGATCAGGGCCACCTTACCCCCTGTGAGCCCCAGTCCTTGCTCCCGACCCTGGAGGCCCAGATCCCATGTCCCTAA
- the rsmG gene encoding 16S rRNA (guanine(527)-N(7))-methyltransferase RsmG — MSLTTLDTFLTLLPQAFLDLGWEPSPEQITQLGQLYQEICLSNQHLNLTRITEPQAFVEKHLWDSLSGILLSGPLRVYSQAKLIDVGTGAGFPGLPLALWAPTWQVTVLDATRKKINFIQSLLPKLGLGNVQALAERTEVLGQDPHQREQYDIAVIRAVAEASVCAEYLLPLLKVGGWAVLYRGQWTTAETEALETIGPQLGGILKTIQPAQTPWTGGERHLIYLQKENPTPARFPRPVGIPCQAPLA; from the coding sequence ATGTCCCTAACTACCTTGGACACCTTTTTAACGCTCCTCCCCCAGGCCTTTCTGGATTTGGGTTGGGAACCCAGTCCTGAGCAAATAACCCAATTGGGCCAGCTTTATCAGGAAATTTGCTTGAGTAATCAACACCTCAACCTGACTCGCATTACCGAACCCCAGGCCTTTGTTGAGAAACATCTCTGGGATTCCCTCAGCGGGATTTTATTGTCCGGGCCCCTCCGTGTCTACTCCCAGGCCAAGCTGATCGATGTGGGAACTGGGGCCGGTTTTCCTGGCCTGCCCCTGGCCCTCTGGGCCCCCACCTGGCAAGTAACCGTTCTGGACGCAACCCGCAAAAAAATTAACTTCATTCAAAGTCTTTTGCCTAAATTAGGATTAGGCAATGTCCAGGCCCTGGCTGAACGCACGGAAGTTTTGGGCCAAGACCCCCATCAGCGGGAACAGTACGATATTGCCGTGATCCGAGCCGTGGCGGAAGCCAGCGTCTGCGCCGAGTATCTCTTACCTCTGCTGAAGGTCGGGGGCTGGGCCGTTTTGTATCGAGGACAATGGACAACGGCTGAGACTGAGGCGCTAGAAACCATTGGGCCCCAATTGGGTGGTATCCTCAAAACCATCCAACCAGCTCAAACGCCTTGGACGGGAGGAGAGCGCCATCTCATTTACCTCCAAAAAGAAAACCCGACCCCGGCCCGTTTTCCCCGCCCCGTCGGCATTCCTTGTCAAGCCCCCCTCGCCTAA
- a CDS encoding type IV pilus biogenesis protein PilM, protein MFSRFKNLLGRKSQGVGLEITPERLNLVQLNKQGQSYKLNKFCSLSLPEGIFEEGKIVDSPSLAEMIQELFKENKITTKQVATAVPMREAIIRIIPVPAELDEQELRDMVLNHEAALYLPYPREEVDLDYQKLGFFEDDDGIEKVQILLVATRKEVTDSYLDTFQQAGLNVDVLEINSFALIRTIREQLRQFGSKEAAVLIDIEFDNTEIAIIVDGVPQFSRTVPIGTYQMQNALSRAMNLPPSRDPSILQGMTIPVTQFDTLSTQGTAVNPGMTALMRVMGELTDELRRSINFYLNQSEDLELVQLLLAGPGGGLLQLDEYLTQRLSIPTMQIDPIAALSIETEQNIAMTERPSLATVLGLGLREA, encoded by the coding sequence ATGTTTAGCCGTTTCAAAAACCTATTGGGTCGTAAGTCTCAAGGCGTTGGATTGGAGATTACCCCCGAACGCTTAAATTTGGTTCAGTTGAACAAACAGGGCCAAAGCTACAAACTCAATAAATTCTGTAGCCTGTCTCTGCCTGAGGGCATTTTTGAAGAGGGGAAGATTGTAGATTCTCCCTCCCTGGCGGAAATGATCCAGGAACTCTTCAAGGAAAATAAGATCACGACTAAACAGGTAGCAACAGCGGTTCCGATGCGGGAAGCCATTATCCGTATTATTCCGGTTCCGGCAGAGCTCGATGAGCAGGAACTACGGGATATGGTACTCAACCATGAGGCGGCCCTGTATTTGCCCTATCCTCGGGAAGAAGTCGATCTAGACTACCAAAAGCTGGGCTTTTTTGAAGATGACGACGGCATTGAAAAAGTACAAATCCTGCTCGTCGCCACCCGTAAGGAAGTAACCGACTCCTACCTGGATACCTTCCAGCAGGCCGGTTTAAACGTTGATGTTTTAGAAATTAATAGTTTTGCGCTAATCCGCACCATTCGGGAGCAACTCCGGCAGTTTGGTTCCAAGGAAGCAGCTGTACTCATTGATATAGAATTTGATAACACTGAAATTGCCATTATTGTGGATGGGGTACCCCAGTTTTCCCGAACCGTCCCCATCGGCACCTACCAAATGCAAAACGCCCTGTCTCGGGCCATGAACCTACCGCCTTCCAGAGATCCTAGTATTCTCCAGGGCATGACCATTCCAGTGACCCAGTTCGATACCCTCAGTACCCAGGGAACCGCCGTTAATCCGGGGATGACGGCCCTAATGAGGGTAATGGGAGAGCTGACCGATGAGCTCCGGCGCTCCATCAACTTTTATCTCAACCAAAGTGAAGACCTGGAACTCGTGCAACTGCTCTTAGCCGGGCCAGGCGGGGGACTGCTGCAGTTAGATGAATACCTGACTCAACGCTTGAGTATTCCAACGATGCAGATTGATCCCATTGCGGCCCTCTCCATTGAAACCGAGCAAAATATTGCCATGACGGAACGCCCCAGCTTGGCGACGGTGCTTGGCCTCGGCCTCCGGGAAGCTTAG